In Pectobacterium actinidiae, the DNA window ACTCTATCGCATATGGAAATAGCCGGATGATTGTTCTGTTGACTAATTTTTTATCTGTATCCTGTAAAGAAATAATATCGCCAAACTTTTCAATCAACAAAATTTGTTTTTTGATATCAAAATCTCTTTGGTAAATTAGATCGGTTAAGTTATCCAATGTCGATTTTTTTTCTCTTTCTGAAAGTATATCAAATATCAGGCGAGAATTAATGTCTTTAAGCATTTCATTGTATGGGGTCTCAGTAAACCACCATGTAAATACCTCACTGCCATTTTTCAATAGATTTATCGAGTTCTTAGAACAATATTCTATGACGATTTTAAGGTTGCTTTCAATTTTAATAAATAATGATTGAATATCCTTGGTTCCGGAAAGCTTATCTTTCGCTGCATCTATCAATTCCTTATGCGATAGTGGAAGTGCTTTAGATTCTAATAAATCATCAATGAATAATATATCCATGCTATCGATGCTGTTTTTTTGTTTGTCTTTTATTGCTTTAGCGAACGAATGATCCCATCCGCTGAAGAAAGATAATGTGGTATCAAATTTGTAACAAGAAACTAAGATTGAGTAGTCTTTGTTTATAAAACTATTGATGCTTAGCCTTGCTACTTTACGATTTATTATAATTGATTTAATGGACTCTGCAACGTAATTGGTTATTTCTGTGTCATTGAGAGATTGAATGATGTTCTCGAAAGAAGTACTAAATAATAAGTAATCACTAAGAGTTTTTTGGAACTTAGGTGACTCGAATATACTTTCATCAATTGAGTTATTAGTAATGATATTACTAATGTCGTAGGTTTTTGATTCGATAGAGTTCAAAATGAGTAAGCATAAAAAGTTTACGATATGCTCCTCTCTAAGTGTGTCTAAAGAAATAATTAGATTGGAAAGGTTTTTTTTATGGTATGCGTTTGATAGCACTAATAGGTTTGCATCTCTTAAACTCATATCTTTTTCATCTTTTTCCAAAGATGTTGCAATTGCTTCTGCCTCTAGAAATGCCTTTGTGTTTATTTGTGTCGCTAATGGTGCCATATCAACTCTTAACCTCGAAATAAAGAATTCATCGAATATGTCGAAGTTAGGATTTTTAGAGGTTAAGCAATTAAGTGAATTTATCAATTCATTGTCATTTAGTTCTAATGTATTAATTTTTAAATTAGTATAATCTTCTATGTGTTCATAAAGAATGTTAGCGAAAAAATCACCTGATAAATTTTCAAGGTCGTTAAGGTAATTAGATACTAATTTATCTTCATCTAGGATGCAAAAACTGTTTGCAATTTTTATAATAGCTTCACATTTATCTAATTCAATTTCGCTTGTCTTGTTATTTAAATAAGATTCATTATAAAATGCTATAGCATCTATTATATATTGCCGAATGTTTGTGAAATATACCCCTCTAAAATTGATATTCCTTTTATTCAATTTTTCTAATGACTGGATTAAGTCTAAATCAAGAGTATTTTTCTCAATAGTAAGTTCTTTTGTGTTTAACGCTTTAACAACATCGTTGATAATATTTTGACTGATCCCAAGATGATTGTCATCGGCTTCTGAGAGAATCTTGATCCACTTAGTTGGTTCTGTTTTGTCTAATGTCGCTTTCCAAAGCGAATCAAACCCAAAGGTATCAGTCAAACGGAAAAAATCAATAGTATTTCCTTGATTTATAGCGACTAATAATGGCTCAGAAATTAATTCACTTTTAGCTAAGTTTTCATTTGTTTGAAAATGTAAGCATAAAATATCCTCGAGCCAGCTATTTTTATTGTTCTCATACAACCTTTGTAATTGAGGGAAGCTTAAAGAGTATTTTTTGTAGTATTCCTCAGAGATGTTGTGCAATTTTAGAAAATCGTTAATATTATCACTTTCATAATTTAAAGTTGCCCAAGAGAATGGATTAGTATTGTATCTGCAAGCGAGTATGTAGAAAGATGCTGCTATTGGAGAAACTATTTTAGGTGTTGTGAAAACACTAATATTTATATCATTGATAAGTCTTT includes these proteins:
- a CDS encoding P-loop NTPase fold protein, yielding MEFKLYDETPSQQDLFDGQNHSNLADKISSILLMKDINTIGLDGCLGSGKSTVLTLIKKKLKENTKITFIDFDVELYHHGSTKKALINVLYDGMKPKVKDYILKAFVDYKNFALGNKFSYEKHQKSSMSAWTFSFIFTSLLSLQSFRFFLLDLSKLFNNESYSKITLFVESLLLVSPLAVLLLFFLFRDRNNSINFSDIIKKNSLDTITETVLISKEVGALELKSALNGFLKCVDDHTFILIIDNLDRVSKEKVKEIWSDIELITHNSNSKLKIIIPYSAEHLSKSLSDKDNDGNEGMEFLSKRLPVTFRVPPIISTGWRSAFDYFWKETFSDHYTDQSKEISQLIETWLPANYKQVTPRLLKRLINDINISVFTTPKIVSPIAASFYILACRYNTNPFSWATLNYESDNINDFLKLHNISEEYYKKYSLSFPQLQRLYENNKNSWLEDILCLHFQTNENLAKSELISEPLLVAINQGNTIDFFRLTDTFGFDSLWKATLDKTEPTKWIKILSEADDNHLGISQNIINDVVKALNTKELTIEKNTLDLDLIQSLEKLNKRNINFRGVYFTNIRQYIIDAIAFYNESYLNNKTSEIELDKCEAIIKIANSFCILDEDKLVSNYLNDLENLSGDFFANILYEHIEDYTNLKINTLELNDNELINSLNCLTSKNPNFDIFDEFFISRLRVDMAPLATQINTKAFLEAEAIATSLEKDEKDMSLRDANLLVLSNAYHKKNLSNLIISLDTLREEHIVNFLCLLILNSIESKTYDISNIITNNSIDESIFESPKFQKTLSDYLLFSTSFENIIQSLNDTEITNYVAESIKSIIINRKVARLSINSFINKDYSILVSCYKFDTTLSFFSGWDHSFAKAIKDKQKNSIDSMDILFIDDLLESKALPLSHKELIDAAKDKLSGTKDIQSLFIKIESNLKIVIEYCSKNSINLLKNGSEVFTWWFTETPYNEMLKDINSRLIFDILSEREKKSTLDNLTDLIYQRDFDIKKQILLIEKFGDIISLQDTDKKLVNRTIIRLFPYAIESISLSGWLDKQNFNFTRWKSDDKETVQSIILSNPDKFPQNAAKLKKPKKMKKNELIS